The proteins below are encoded in one region of Rhodopirellula halodulae:
- a CDS encoding LOG family protein codes for MSETKDSTVSLADEDDVKEVLSEAVLGLWDVVNRLTRLRPSKRDRYRVTIFGSARVQPGTFGYDETKRCAAALAEMGCDIITGGGPGLMQAANEGASSDPERAQSIGIRVDLPFEQEINSFVNQTFEHRTFFTRLHQFVLTSDAFIVAPGGIGTVLETLMIWQLLQVHHLNNTPLVLVGNMWPGLIEWAKTSMLSPDSPLASEQDMEIPQCVSNSDEALAIIEQHRIKWLEN; via the coding sequence ATGAGTGAAACCAAAGATTCAACCGTCAGTTTGGCAGATGAAGACGATGTCAAAGAAGTGCTTTCCGAGGCCGTGCTCGGCCTGTGGGATGTCGTCAACCGTTTGACCCGTTTGCGACCTTCCAAGCGAGATCGATACCGCGTGACGATCTTCGGGTCGGCACGCGTTCAGCCCGGCACGTTTGGCTACGACGAAACCAAACGCTGCGCCGCCGCGCTGGCGGAAATGGGCTGCGACATCATCACAGGAGGAGGCCCCGGGTTGATGCAGGCTGCCAACGAAGGCGCTTCGAGCGATCCAGAACGAGCTCAGTCGATCGGTATCCGCGTTGACCTACCCTTCGAACAAGAAATCAACTCGTTCGTCAATCAAACGTTCGAGCATCGGACGTTCTTCACGCGACTGCATCAGTTCGTGCTGACTTCTGATGCCTTCATCGTGGCTCCCGGGGGAATCGGTACTGTGCTGGAGACGTTGATGATCTGGCAACTCCTGCAAGTCCACCACCTCAACAACACACCGTTGGTCTTGGTTGGCAACATGTGGCCGGGGCTCATCGAATGGGCGAAGACGTCGATGCTCTCGCCCGATTCACCGCTGGCCAGTGAACAAGACATGGAGATCCCTCAATGCGTCTCGAATTCCGATGAAGCCTTGGCCATCATCGAACAACACCGAATAAAGTGGTTGGAGAACTAG
- a CDS encoding phosphoketolase family protein — protein sequence MSTTTNEAQSVQSDVHDQTLSQEELSKLNAYWRASNYLSVGQIYLLDNPLLKEPLKREHIKPRLLGHWGTSPGLNMLCVHLNRVIKRDDLNMIYVIGPGHGGPSLVAHAYLEGTYSEFYPDISQDEEGIQKLFKQFSFPGGIPSHVSPETPGSIHEGGELGYALSHAYGAAFDNPDLIVSCVVGDGEAETGPLATGWHGNKFLNPARDGAVLPILHLNGYKIANPCFLARIPKQELTSLFEGMGYKPYFVEGTDPEVVHKKLASVMDTVIAEIKQIWKDARSGDSVKRPAWPMIIFRTPKGWTCPEEIDGKKCEGYWRSHQVPMSDMDNEEHIRILEHWMKSYRPEELFDDDGTLIPELAELAPQGQRRMSDNPHANGGLLMRDLKLPDYCDYEVAVPRPGATIAESARVMGTYLRDVMRKNLSSNNFRLFSPDENNSNRWQDVLEVTDRCYMADIYPQDDHLSPDGRVMEVLSEHQCQGWLEGYLLTGRHGFFSCYEAFIHIIDSMFNQHAKWLKTCNHIPWRRPIASLNYFLSSHVWRQDHNGLSHQDPGFIDHVVNKKSEVIRVYLPPDANCLLSVTEHCLRSRNYVNVVIAGKQPAPQWLTMDQAIKHCSAGLGIWEWASNDMGSEPDVVMACCGDVPTLETLAAVDLLRTHLPDLKVRVINIVNLMKLQPQSEHPHGLSDHDFDALFTKDKPIIFAFHGYPWLIHRLTYRRTNHKNLHVRGYKEEGTTTTPFDMVVMNELDRFHLCEDVIDRLPQLGARAAYFKQRLHDKLIDHKRYVEKYGDDMPEISGWAWGGCSNVGPAGTSTEGDNV from the coding sequence ATGTCGACGACGACCAACGAAGCACAATCTGTCCAATCCGACGTCCACGACCAGACGCTGAGCCAAGAAGAACTCTCCAAGCTAAACGCCTATTGGCGGGCTTCGAATTATCTGTCGGTGGGTCAAATTTACCTACTCGACAATCCATTGTTGAAGGAACCGCTGAAACGAGAACACATCAAACCCAGGTTATTGGGGCACTGGGGGACATCGCCAGGTCTGAACATGCTCTGTGTTCATCTCAACCGTGTGATCAAACGAGATGACCTGAACATGATTTATGTGATCGGCCCTGGTCACGGCGGTCCATCACTGGTGGCGCACGCTTACTTGGAAGGAACCTACAGCGAGTTCTATCCCGACATCAGTCAAGACGAAGAGGGAATTCAAAAACTCTTCAAGCAGTTCAGTTTTCCAGGAGGCATTCCTAGCCATGTTTCACCGGAGACGCCCGGTAGCATCCACGAAGGCGGCGAACTTGGGTACGCTCTCAGCCATGCCTATGGAGCCGCCTTCGACAATCCAGATTTGATCGTCTCTTGCGTTGTTGGCGACGGCGAAGCCGAGACTGGGCCATTGGCCACCGGTTGGCACGGCAACAAATTTCTCAATCCGGCCCGCGATGGGGCCGTGCTGCCCATCCTGCATTTGAATGGGTACAAGATCGCCAATCCTTGTTTTCTGGCGAGGATCCCCAAGCAAGAACTGACAAGTCTGTTCGAAGGAATGGGTTACAAACCGTACTTCGTCGAAGGAACGGACCCGGAGGTCGTTCACAAGAAACTGGCGTCCGTCATGGATACCGTGATCGCTGAGATCAAGCAGATCTGGAAAGACGCACGTTCCGGAGATTCGGTGAAACGACCGGCTTGGCCCATGATCATCTTCCGCACACCCAAAGGATGGACTTGCCCAGAAGAAATTGATGGCAAGAAGTGCGAAGGCTATTGGCGAAGTCACCAAGTGCCGATGAGCGACATGGACAACGAAGAGCACATCCGAATCCTCGAGCATTGGATGAAAAGCTATCGTCCGGAGGAACTGTTTGACGACGACGGAACGTTGATCCCCGAACTTGCCGAATTGGCTCCCCAGGGACAACGTCGAATGAGTGACAACCCGCACGCCAACGGCGGGCTGCTCATGCGTGACCTGAAATTGCCCGACTACTGCGACTATGAAGTGGCGGTCCCGCGCCCAGGAGCAACGATTGCCGAGTCCGCAAGGGTGATGGGCACGTACCTGCGAGATGTCATGCGGAAGAACCTGAGCAGCAACAACTTTCGATTGTTCAGCCCTGACGAGAACAACTCGAATCGTTGGCAAGATGTGCTGGAGGTCACCGATCGTTGCTACATGGCGGACATCTATCCCCAAGATGATCATCTGTCGCCGGATGGCCGCGTGATGGAGGTACTGAGCGAACACCAATGTCAGGGATGGCTCGAAGGTTATCTGCTCACCGGACGCCATGGTTTCTTTTCCTGCTACGAGGCGTTCATCCATATCATCGACTCGATGTTCAACCAACATGCTAAGTGGCTGAAAACTTGCAACCACATTCCTTGGCGTAGACCGATCGCGTCCTTGAACTACTTCCTCAGCTCCCACGTGTGGCGTCAGGACCACAACGGCCTGAGTCATCAGGATCCCGGTTTCATCGATCACGTCGTCAACAAAAAGTCAGAGGTGATTCGTGTTTACCTACCGCCGGACGCAAACTGCCTGCTCTCGGTGACCGAGCATTGCCTGCGTAGTCGCAACTATGTCAACGTCGTGATCGCCGGCAAACAACCCGCACCGCAGTGGTTGACCATGGATCAAGCGATCAAACACTGTTCGGCCGGACTGGGAATCTGGGAATGGGCCAGCAACGACATGGGATCCGAACCCGACGTGGTGATGGCGTGTTGCGGCGACGTGCCAACGCTCGAAACACTGGCCGCGGTTGATCTCTTGCGGACACACTTGCCTGATCTAAAAGTCCGGGTCATCAACATTGTGAACCTGATGAAATTGCAACCTCAAAGCGAGCATCCGCATGGGTTGTCGGACCACGATTTTGATGCCTTGTTCACTAAAGACAAACCGATCATTTTCGCCTTCCACGGTTACCCCTGGTTGATTCACCGGCTCACCTATCGGCGAACCAACCATAAGAACTTACACGTCCGTGGCTACAAAGAAGAAGGGACGACCACCACACCTTTTGACATGGTTGTCATGAACGAATTGGATCGATTCCATCTCTGTGAAGATGTGATCGATCGTCTGCCGCAATTGGGTGCTCGCGCGGCTTACTTCAAACAGAGACTCCACGACAAGCTGATCGACCACAAACGGTATGTCGAAAAATACGGCGATGACATGCCCGAAATCAGTGGCTGGGCATGGGGCGGTTGTTCCAACGTCGGACCGGCAGGCACTTCCACCGAGGGCGACAACGTCTGA
- a CDS encoding V-type ATP synthase subunit A — MSQMHSGNRESKTATVVQVRESLVLVQIDEQASVKKNEVGYICVGEERLKAEVLRIRGRTADMQVFEDTSGVRVGDRVEMTDEMLSATLGPGLLGRVFDGLQNPLHDLAEQHGFFLPRGVSAPQLNLEQTWKFTPAVSVGSRVPPGGVLGTVPEGPFTHKILVPFGEKEPVTVTWIGEGEWTLQDPVVRFKSGGVEREITMVQRWPVRRPIPESLLRRRYAERLYAQEPITTGTRIIDTFFPIANGGTGCIPGPFGAGKTVLQSTIARYSSVDIVVVVACGERAGEVVETITMYPETKDPRTGGTLMDRTIIICNTSSMPVAAREASIYMGVTLAEYYRQMGLNVLLIADSTSRWAQAMRETSGRMEEIPGEEAFPAYLDSSIKSVYERAGLIRCADDSEGSLTMIGTVSPAGGNFEEPVTQSTLGTVKAFLGLSYDRAYKRFYPAIDPLISWSRYLDQLKSWLSENLDPNWTRDVKQLRELLERGDAINQMMQVTGEEGITLEDYITWQKSVLVDMAYLQQDAFDEVDACMPRPRQLESLKLLRSLVDRDYDFETRDEARDFFTKITGLYKNWNYSPQDSADYQNYKASIEAAVRELAQTAS; from the coding sequence ATGTCGCAAATGCATAGCGGAAACAGGGAGTCCAAGACGGCAACGGTCGTTCAAGTCCGCGAAAGTCTGGTGCTGGTTCAGATCGACGAACAAGCGTCTGTGAAAAAGAACGAGGTGGGCTACATCTGCGTCGGCGAAGAACGGCTGAAAGCAGAAGTGCTGCGAATTCGTGGACGCACAGCAGACATGCAGGTCTTTGAAGACACGTCGGGGGTCCGTGTCGGTGACCGTGTTGAGATGACCGATGAAATGTTGTCCGCCACCTTGGGCCCTGGCTTGCTGGGGCGTGTCTTTGATGGCCTTCAGAATCCACTTCACGATTTGGCGGAACAACATGGTTTCTTCTTGCCACGAGGCGTGTCAGCTCCACAGCTGAATCTAGAGCAAACCTGGAAGTTCACCCCGGCCGTCTCCGTTGGTTCGCGTGTCCCGCCTGGTGGAGTGCTGGGGACGGTCCCCGAAGGCCCCTTCACTCATAAGATCCTCGTCCCCTTCGGAGAGAAAGAACCGGTCACAGTCACCTGGATCGGTGAGGGAGAATGGACGCTGCAGGACCCAGTTGTGCGGTTTAAATCCGGTGGCGTCGAACGCGAGATCACCATGGTTCAGCGTTGGCCCGTTCGCCGTCCTATCCCCGAGTCCTTGTTGCGTCGACGTTATGCAGAACGTTTGTACGCCCAAGAACCCATCACCACCGGGACGCGAATCATCGACACGTTTTTCCCAATCGCCAACGGTGGGACCGGGTGCATTCCAGGACCGTTCGGCGCTGGCAAAACGGTTTTGCAGAGTACGATCGCCCGGTATTCAAGCGTCGATATCGTGGTGGTGGTGGCCTGCGGCGAACGCGCTGGCGAAGTGGTTGAAACGATCACGATGTACCCCGAGACAAAAGACCCACGCACCGGTGGCACCTTGATGGACCGCACCATCATCATCTGCAACACCTCCTCCATGCCAGTTGCCGCTCGCGAAGCATCGATCTACATGGGTGTCACGCTGGCGGAGTACTACCGCCAAATGGGATTGAATGTCCTGCTGATCGCCGACTCCACTTCGCGTTGGGCCCAAGCCATGCGGGAAACATCCGGCCGGATGGAAGAGATCCCGGGTGAAGAAGCCTTCCCCGCCTACCTCGATTCATCCATCAAAAGTGTCTACGAACGAGCGGGTTTGATTCGCTGTGCGGATGATTCAGAGGGCAGCCTGACGATGATCGGAACGGTTTCACCAGCCGGTGGAAACTTTGAGGAACCTGTCACCCAATCGACGCTCGGCACCGTCAAGGCATTCCTCGGACTTTCTTATGACCGCGCCTACAAACGTTTTTATCCAGCGATCGACCCGCTGATCTCTTGGTCGAGGTACTTGGACCAACTCAAGAGTTGGTTGAGCGAAAACCTTGATCCCAATTGGACACGCGACGTCAAACAGTTGCGGGAACTGCTCGAGCGAGGCGACGCAATCAACCAAATGATGCAGGTCACCGGTGAAGAGGGAATCACGCTGGAAGATTATATCACTTGGCAGAAATCCGTCTTGGTTGACATGGCCTATCTGCAACAAGACGCCTTTGATGAAGTCGATGCCTGCATGCCGCGCCCGCGACAATTGGAGAGTCTGAAGTTGCTTCGAAGCCTTGTTGATCGCGATTACGACTTTGAAACTCGCGATGAGGCTCGTGATTTTTTCACCAAAATCACCGGTCTCTATAAGAACTGGAACTACAGCCCGCAAGATTCAGCAGACTACCAAAACTACAAAGCATCGATCGAAGCAGCGGTGCGTGAACTGGCTCAAACCGCCTCGTGA
- a CDS encoding DUF2764 family protein has product MYYDLICSLPHLPDFEKAKWLPISPLRLRQRLNRLSPSHAEQLDHARSLIGWREQRLLGDQDRIATLPGLIDEKLDTPLHDYIEFRMTQKSLLAALRWKHDGQDLSDEPHRWGIGPRAHYIRKHWELPCFGLEHVFPWLPMVSERLWSGDAIGLERMLVRLNWQWLTRCAEQSMFGFQAVMAYVFKCDMLQAWLACDPSRAKARFTELIDKVTHVANA; this is encoded by the coding sequence ATGTACTACGACTTGATCTGTAGTTTGCCGCATCTACCAGATTTCGAGAAAGCCAAATGGTTGCCGATCTCACCATTGCGGTTGCGGCAACGATTGAATCGGCTGAGCCCATCGCACGCCGAGCAATTGGATCATGCTCGGTCGTTGATCGGCTGGCGTGAGCAGCGACTGTTGGGTGACCAGGATCGGATTGCCACGTTGCCGGGACTCATCGATGAGAAACTCGACACACCCCTGCATGACTACATCGAATTTCGTATGACTCAAAAGTCGCTGCTGGCTGCGCTGCGGTGGAAGCACGATGGGCAGGACCTCTCCGACGAGCCACATCGGTGGGGAATCGGCCCGCGCGCGCATTACATTCGCAAACACTGGGAACTTCCGTGCTTCGGTTTGGAACATGTGTTCCCATGGCTGCCGATGGTCTCCGAGCGATTGTGGTCCGGTGACGCGATCGGATTGGAACGGATGTTGGTTCGTTTGAATTGGCAGTGGCTGACGCGGTGCGCCGAACAATCCATGTTCGGGTTTCAAGCGGTGATGGCATATGTCTTCAAGTGTGACATGCTCCAAGCATGGCTTGCATGTGATCCATCGCGAGCCAAAGCTCGCTTCACTGAACTCATCGACAAGGTGACCCATGTCGCAAATGCATAG
- a CDS encoding ATP synthase subunit C, which translates to MELTAITLGWIGLYAPLALGAVGSMIGCLRGGMAACGAMLEVESGYGRYVGVAAMPSSQTIYGIVVTMALPAAISPENSPGMFALGALSGVALMVSALAQGSACAAAINSSKSKPEVFGISLAPAALIEGFAVFAFVFALVLAGRLPS; encoded by the coding sequence ATGGAATTGACAGCGATCACGTTGGGGTGGATCGGGCTTTATGCGCCGCTCGCACTGGGTGCGGTAGGCAGCATGATTGGCTGTCTACGCGGTGGCATGGCTGCGTGTGGCGCGATGCTCGAAGTTGAGAGTGGTTACGGTCGCTATGTCGGCGTTGCAGCGATGCCCTCGTCCCAAACCATTTACGGGATCGTCGTCACGATGGCTTTGCCTGCGGCGATCTCACCAGAGAACTCGCCCGGCATGTTTGCCTTGGGAGCGTTGTCCGGCGTCGCCCTGATGGTCAGCGCCTTGGCCCAAGGTTCAGCATGTGCCGCAGCAATCAATTCCTCCAAAAGCAAACCAGAAGTGTTTGGGATTTCACTGGCTCCAGCAGCCTTGATTGAAGGCTTCGCAGTGTTCGCGTTTGTATTCGCGCTCGTACTGGCAGGTCGATTGCCGTCTTAA
- a CDS encoding V-type ATP synthase subunit I: MSIVPLERATFVGLSSEKEPWLDDLHRFGSLEIIPLGGDGHVAVGGPSSQSREALKFLLTAPQRRRQVRDRSQFDATEVEQRALQLQAQIQSLESERDDLLLRLEASKPFGDFTFASPEQMNGLRLWFYMVPHKDLTKLPPNQDLTTAREVVGRDHRCCYLVVVSAEEPQGMPVPREKIGSRSPHELRQRLEEVELAIEDAQAERAYLTRWCLLLARSLAMLEDAAARAGAAMQTSDLDPVFAMEAWVPAEKMDELTDLADQRGIVFEHRPPTPNEDPPTLMRNETRLEAGEDLVNFYMTPGYWTWDPSSIVLISFAIFFAMILADAGYGMLLGVALLFFWKKLGRPATGDVMLTSAEDIEQGQPNPQRTAGQRFRPMLALIVLLSVVYGVLVGSYFGITPPPESLLGRLQLLDMNNSQLMMGVAVLVGGLHVILANIMDARRYDDWQDGLASWGWAAAVAGGLLAGAGAAIPAVQPLKIIGGAAGIIGLLMVVAFTARHEKPLRRLLSGLLGLTKISAAFGDVLSYLRLFALGLASASLAAAFNDMAADIHGGLPRIGLLFALLVLLFGHALNLLLGVSSGVIHGLRLNVIEFFNWGLKDDGRRFTPFRRKEGSTWN, from the coding sequence ATGAGCATCGTCCCTCTGGAACGGGCCACCTTTGTCGGGTTGAGCAGCGAAAAAGAACCATGGCTCGATGACCTGCATCGATTTGGTAGTTTGGAAATCATTCCACTCGGTGGTGACGGGCATGTCGCTGTTGGTGGACCATCGAGCCAATCTCGTGAAGCGTTGAAGTTTCTGCTGACCGCACCGCAACGACGTCGTCAAGTGCGTGACCGCAGCCAGTTCGACGCGACGGAAGTCGAGCAGCGGGCTTTGCAACTGCAGGCCCAGATTCAGTCTCTCGAGTCAGAACGAGATGATCTGTTGCTCCGGTTGGAAGCCAGCAAACCGTTTGGTGATTTTACTTTCGCATCTCCTGAGCAGATGAACGGTTTGCGACTGTGGTTTTACATGGTCCCGCACAAGGACCTGACCAAGCTGCCGCCCAACCAGGACCTGACAACCGCCCGGGAAGTGGTCGGGCGTGATCATCGATGCTGTTATCTGGTGGTGGTCTCAGCGGAGGAGCCACAGGGCATGCCGGTACCACGCGAAAAGATCGGTTCACGCTCACCCCATGAATTGCGACAGCGATTGGAAGAGGTGGAACTGGCGATCGAGGACGCACAAGCCGAACGGGCGTATCTGACGCGGTGGTGTTTGTTGCTGGCGCGCAGTCTGGCAATGTTAGAAGACGCAGCGGCTCGAGCGGGCGCTGCAATGCAAACCTCAGACTTGGATCCCGTCTTTGCGATGGAAGCTTGGGTCCCCGCCGAAAAAATGGACGAGCTGACTGACTTGGCGGACCAGCGTGGCATTGTGTTCGAGCACCGGCCGCCGACACCCAACGAAGATCCGCCCACGCTGATGCGGAATGAAACTCGGTTGGAAGCGGGCGAAGATCTCGTCAATTTCTACATGACGCCTGGCTATTGGACGTGGGACCCGTCGTCAATCGTGTTGATCTCCTTCGCCATCTTTTTCGCGATGATTCTGGCCGACGCCGGTTACGGGATGTTGCTGGGCGTTGCGTTGTTGTTCTTCTGGAAAAAGCTCGGCCGACCCGCGACGGGTGATGTGATGTTGACCTCCGCCGAAGACATCGAGCAGGGGCAACCGAACCCGCAACGCACGGCCGGCCAACGTTTTCGGCCCATGCTGGCTCTGATCGTGTTGCTCTCCGTGGTGTATGGGGTGTTGGTGGGCAGCTACTTCGGAATCACTCCACCCCCGGAATCGTTGCTTGGCCGGTTGCAGTTGTTGGACATGAATAACTCACAACTGATGATGGGCGTGGCTGTTTTGGTCGGCGGGTTGCATGTGATCTTGGCCAATATCATGGACGCACGACGCTATGACGATTGGCAGGATGGACTGGCTTCATGGGGTTGGGCGGCTGCGGTTGCCGGCGGTCTATTGGCTGGTGCCGGGGCTGCGATTCCCGCTGTCCAACCGCTGAAAATCATCGGCGGTGCTGCGGGAATCATCGGGTTGCTGATGGTGGTGGCCTTCACAGCCCGACATGAGAAGCCATTGCGTCGACTCCTAAGTGGTCTGCTTGGCCTGACCAAAATCTCCGCCGCGTTTGGAGACGTGCTCAGTTACCTGCGGTTGTTTGCGCTCGGCTTGGCATCGGCGTCACTCGCAGCGGCCTTCAATGACATGGCCGCGGACATTCATGGTGGTTTGCCAAGAATCGGATTGTTGTTTGCATTGCTGGTTTTGTTATTCGGGCACGCGCTGAATCTTCTGCTGGGAGTGTCCAGTGGTGTGATTCACGGTTTGCGGCTCAATGTCATCGAATTTTTTAACTGGGGTTTGAAAGACGATGGTCGTCGATTCACCCCTTTTCGGCGAAAGGAAGGTTCCACATGGAATTGA
- a CDS encoding V-type ATP synthase subunit D, with amino-acid sequence MAKLRLSKNSLQQQQQQLKLYTKLLPSLDLKRRQLTVEAQKAQSELETAIATAEELETRIGQELPMLADEQLDLSGLVKMKGYQVGEQNVVGTRLPILDQIEFVVADYSRLSTPAWIDILVQRLKDAAEARVRSKIAEQRVQILRQAVRRITQRVNLFDKVLIPTAKENIQRIQIYLGDAERAAVITSKLAKLKQQQAADGWDNEGTDP; translated from the coding sequence ATGGCCAAACTGCGACTCAGCAAGAATTCACTTCAGCAACAGCAACAGCAATTGAAGCTGTACACGAAGCTGCTGCCGTCCCTGGATTTGAAGCGTCGCCAGCTCACCGTCGAAGCCCAGAAAGCGCAGTCTGAACTCGAAACCGCGATTGCAACTGCGGAAGAACTTGAGACGCGGATCGGGCAAGAGTTACCAATGCTCGCGGATGAGCAATTGGATCTCAGTGGCCTGGTAAAAATGAAAGGTTACCAAGTCGGCGAACAAAACGTCGTGGGCACCCGACTGCCGATCCTGGATCAAATCGAATTTGTTGTCGCCGACTATTCGCGTCTCTCGACTCCGGCATGGATCGACATTCTGGTTCAGCGACTCAAGGATGCTGCCGAAGCTCGGGTTCGCTCAAAGATCGCCGAACAGCGTGTGCAGATCCTTCGCCAAGCGGTCCGCAGAATCACGCAACGCGTCAACCTGTTCGACAAAGTGCTGATCCCAACGGCCAAGGAAAACATCCAACGCATTCAAATCTACTTGGGCGATGCCGAACGTGCCGCCGTGATCACGTCGAAATTGGCAAAGCTCAAGCAACAACAAGCGGCCGATGGCTGGGACAACGAGGGAACAGATCCATGA
- a CDS encoding V-type ATP synthase subunit B has translation MVAHLQQLLRHTRVEQIVGDVIRLRATGVALGDMAEVENTDGEVSLARVIGLDQNLVSLQVFAGGKGLSTDATVRFLGRQLDVVYSPNILGRIFRGSGEPMDGGPDLSGDPHVKVGGPTVNPVMRVMPTKMIETRVPMIDLFNCLVESQKIPIFSVAGEPHNNLLARIGFQADADVLVFGGLGLIFDDYHFFRTAFEEHGVFGRTVMFVNQASDPLVERLLVADMALTVAEKFAVEENKRVLVLLTDMTAYADAMKEIGVAQERIPAVRGYMGDLYTQLAQRYEKACDFKGAGSVTILTVTTMPGDDVTHPVPDNTGYITEGQFYLHGGILDPFGSLSRLKQHVIGKSTREDHSQIMNTMIRFYSEAAEAQRKQAMAFGLSSFDEKLLKYGDLFRERFMDISVSMGVTEALDLCWKTLAECFDPQELLMKQHLIDKYFPKLTVPSQASEE, from the coding sequence ATGGTTGCACACTTACAACAACTGCTACGCCACACCCGTGTCGAACAAATTGTCGGCGATGTGATTCGCTTGCGAGCCACAGGTGTTGCACTTGGCGATATGGCAGAAGTCGAAAACACCGATGGTGAAGTCTCTCTCGCGCGTGTGATTGGGTTGGATCAAAACCTGGTCAGCTTGCAAGTGTTTGCCGGCGGCAAGGGACTCTCGACAGATGCCACCGTCCGTTTTCTCGGACGACAGCTGGACGTGGTTTACTCACCGAACATCCTCGGCCGAATCTTTCGCGGGTCGGGCGAGCCGATGGATGGTGGCCCTGATTTGTCGGGGGACCCGCATGTGAAGGTCGGTGGTCCGACAGTCAATCCTGTCATGCGCGTGATGCCGACCAAGATGATCGAAACCCGCGTGCCGATGATCGACCTGTTCAACTGTTTGGTCGAGAGCCAAAAGATTCCGATCTTCTCAGTCGCGGGCGAGCCTCACAACAATCTGCTGGCCAGGATCGGCTTTCAGGCGGATGCTGATGTGCTGGTGTTCGGCGGTTTGGGACTGATCTTTGACGACTACCACTTCTTTCGAACGGCGTTTGAAGAACATGGCGTGTTCGGCCGCACCGTGATGTTTGTCAATCAAGCATCCGATCCGTTGGTCGAGCGATTGTTGGTCGCCGACATGGCGTTGACGGTGGCCGAAAAATTCGCGGTGGAAGAGAACAAACGCGTGCTGGTGTTGTTGACTGACATGACCGCTTACGCCGATGCCATGAAAGAAATCGGTGTCGCTCAAGAACGCATCCCAGCAGTCCGTGGGTACATGGGCGATTTGTACACACAACTCGCTCAACGTTACGAGAAAGCGTGTGACTTCAAAGGTGCTGGTTCGGTCACCATTTTGACGGTGACCACGATGCCCGGCGACGATGTCACTCACCCCGTCCCCGACAACACCGGTTACATCACCGAGGGGCAGTTCTACTTGCACGGTGGCATCCTCGATCCCTTCGGTTCGCTATCGCGGTTGAAGCAACATGTCATCGGCAAATCAACACGCGAAGATCATTCGCAGATCATGAACACAATGATCCGCTTCTATTCCGAGGCTGCCGAAGCTCAGCGAAAACAGGCGATGGCATTCGGGTTGTCATCCTTTGATGAGAAGCTGTTGAAGTATGGCGATCTGTTCCGTGAGCGATTCATGGACATCAGTGTTTCGATGGGCGTGACCGAAGCCCTCGACCTTTGCTGGAAGACGCTTGCCGAGTGTTTTGATCCACAGGAGTTGTTGATGAAACAACATCTGATCGACAAGTACTTTCCCAAGCTCACCGTTCCATCACAAGCCAGCGAGGAATAG